The genome window TGGTAAATGTACACATGAGCAGTAATCCAAATAAACTGAACTACATGTAACTTTTGTATTTTTCCCAGGTCAGTGAGATGCTTCTATTCCAGTAAAGATGCATAACTGATCCTGTCTCAAACTGCCACACTGTACTCAGAGGGGACATTTTTGaagcttttcttttttgtatgcTAGTATTAGCTAATGCCGTTTCTGCTCTCTATAGTACAGGCCACGCTTTATTTTGTCTGTGCTTTTCTCTGACTGAGTGGgttctttttttagtttttgtgGGAAATCTGAAATGGATGTTTAACAAACTGTattttttccccctttctctgcATGCTGCATCTTATGCTGTGGGACTGTTGGAAACTTgatactgtataaaaatgaaACAGAAAATAAACTTTTAAAAATGGAAAGTGATGGTTTTCATAACTTATTTTTGCAAACATTTCGTTGAGtttgaaaatacatttcctgCCTTTCAAATCAAATCCACACTTGAGGATTGAACTTTTTACATtgttaattgcactttattgtGAACAGCCTTTACACCATTAGACTGCTATAGATCCTGTAAGTCTATTTACTTCCTCCTTGGACCAACAGCAGAGCATGAAAAGGTAAAAGGGAGCAATTTGTAGAACATCCCCAAAGCTAGGAGAATGACCAGACCAAACATCTGGAGGCAGAGAAGGCCATCCTCAGCTATGGCTGGCATATATAAAGACACCACAGCAGGATCATACCTAAAAGTTCCACCACAACCACTGAGGGACAAAATAAATCCATGCTGCACATTGGTCTTCAAAATCTCTCAGCGGTTCGGCTGGCCACTGCCCTGATATTTCCATAGACCTTCGAAGGTGGACTACCTGTAGAAGACACACAGCTAATGTCACTTTCTGTAGCTTATTACATGTAGCCGGTGCATTTCCTTAAGCAATGTGGAAGTGATTCTGAGATGTGACATATCCATTCCTTTACCTAAGATGAGGTTGCATATTGCTGTCCGTGCCATCTTGATATTCTGGAAAGATCCTAATATGTGTATTTTCCTGTGGAAAAATTAACACAAAAGTTTAGAACTCATATATAATGCTGAATACATAATGATACTGAATATGAGTAAATCACAATCTCAGTAAGAAGTCTAAACTTGCTCACAGGAACAGAAGGCTACTCACGTGTCTGCAAGCACAATTCGTGTCTTGGTGACATTTTCAATTGTGAATTTCGTTTTTCCTCCTTTCCCTGCTATCCTTCCAATAGCTCTAGACAAATGGTCTCCCTTCAGTGGTTTTACTGTCAAGAAGAGACATGAAAACATGAACACATTAAATACAGGATAGCAGAATACAACAAAGTAATACAGAGTGTTGAATCGTAAAATGACGGAACAGCAGTGAGGCAGTTTCTTACCATCAGTGACCTCAAAGGTTTCAAGAAAAAGTTCATCTAATCTGATGAGGGCTAGGGCATCCTGGAAAAGAGACAAGACAGGACTCTGCAGTCAGACACTTTCAAAcattataaaaaagaaaagaacatcCTTAAAAAAACAATTAACCAAACTTCCAGTCCACACAACAAATGGTATGTATTCATGTAATTCCTGGTCGAGAGCTAGTTACCATGCATTAAACTTCTTAATGAAGGTGCTTACCTCAACTTGGAATCCTAGAACAAAAGCCTTAACAAAATCTGCAGCTCTTGTAAGGGACCCGATGTCCTGTGTCTCTTTACATGTCTGGAACATTGTTTGTAAGGTTAGCTTCATCTTAAAAGGTTGCATCATGTTTCATGATGCTAAAGTGATTAATACTTTGTGGATGGATAACTCAGGAAAAAGTGGTTCCAAAAAATACAGTTTAACAGTTAACTACTGACTAACGGATTAATATGCTTCTAAAAGGAGGTACAATCATGCACCGAGGAGGACTGTGTCATTGCACTTACTTTTATTTCAACATTTCTGGTTTTGAggttaaatctgacttgaagtTGGAGGTTCTCCACAATGGGAGTGAAAATCTTCAACCAGTTCTCTTTCAGGGGCGTATACCTGTGGGCTGGGACAGCTACTTTTCGCATCTCATCTATGCCACCCTTTAAGGATAGGAAGAATGGCGTTTATATTATGTATTTCAAGACGATCATTAATGCAGTTCAATTATGAGTCACCACGTACAAAACAGGTGAAAGTAGCAGAAGGGTTCAGAAAAAAGACATGGTAACAGCATAATGTGTGACAGGCGCATAACAGTGAGGTTTTCCATGATCCATCTGCGCACGCGCGTGGCCTTGCATGACGGCAACCCAATTACTATGTTTGATCATCTAACTAAATACATTTTTGGCCATGGCAAAACATGTAATTACATTAAATTAAAGCATTCGATTACTATACCGTAAGTTTGTCGCCTGAAATTGGGGGAAACTGGGGTCGCTTGCATGCCACGGAGTCCTCTGGATCCATGTCTACTACATCCTGCTCGCGTTTTCGCTTTTGAGTCTTTTTTGATTTTACTTTTATGAAATCGTCTGCTGTGCTCTCACTGTCCATTGTGGCAGTAATAGCTGGAGTTGAGTTATTGCCAGTGTCCATTACGAATTTGATCTCTGATGAGAAAAATTTCGTGAAATTCGGGACGAGTACCCAAACCTTGACATGCGGTTGTTCCCGTGTTGGTGTGAAAGACCTTATAGTGGTTCAACACGCGCctgaaaaatataaaatacaaccTCTGTGCTACTATGAGTCCGTTGTGACAATTCCAAGTGCCTTTCATGTCCACAATTTAGAAAAATATGTTTGTTAATACTGAAGACAAATAAGCAAGAGATTTTTTATACAAAATACATTGCAACCGTTCACATTTTATCAGGCGAATATGTAAACAGCTTCAAGTACGGAACTAGGAGCACGTCGTTGGTTGTGTGGACGTAAGTAGTGTTGACAAGTTGTGGAAACAAGCTGAAAGCCAGTGCTGTGATATACTTGTCCTTATTATTTACCAGTAAAGATGACAGCGCCATTTGAGAAGCCTCAAATCATAGCTCACATACAGAAAAGTTTAAACTACACAGTGTTTGATAGTAAATGGATACCATGTAGTGCAAAGTTTGTCTGCATGGGAAACTTTGCAAGGGGGACTGGGGTGATGCAAATTTACGAAGTGCAACATGGAGAAGTCCAACTTGTGAAAGAggtatattttgtatttctcTCGGCTACGTTTTAAAATActttacatatatattttgCTGTTATTTTAGTTTGATACCGTGAACTGCTGTTTTGATAAattgctagccagctagcttccTAACCTCAGTCTTCTGGAACAGTCCTGGCAGGATCTGTCTGTTACCATAGCAACTTGTTGCCAACAAGGAAAGAATACCCAGTATTAACTGTCTTAGCAAGCACACCTATAAACTATCAACTAGCCTCCTTGGTCATGCATTTTTCTTGAGTTCtgaatcaatcacatcaattgTGTATGTTTTAGATTGAGAAAGCAAAGCCCATAAAGTGTGGGACTTTTGGGGCCACATCTCTTCAACAACGGCATCTTGCAACTGGGGATTTTGATGGGACTCTCAACATATGGTATTCCCgtcatttaaatgtattacaGCTAAGCCTTCTAACAATCACTATACCACAAACCTATTTTTAGACACCAGCTCCTTAGCATTAAGCCACCTTTACATGAGGGTATGGCTTATAACACCACAGCTATATCATGGAACCCTTTGAAAGACATGCATGAATGAGTGCAAAATCACTGTCAAGGCCGGGATACATTTTGTGCTCTGATCTACAGGAACCTAGAGGTGCCTGAGGTTCCAGTGTACTCAGTGAAGGCTCACAAGGAGATTGTGAACGGCATAGATGGTGTTGGAGGCCTTGGGATTGGTGACGGTGCTCCCGAAATAGTCACCGGGAGCAGAGATGGTAACTTGGATATGACCATGAAATGACTGCATGTGCTCCAGTCCTTAATAAATGGTTGATTCTGTGTCCGGAATCTGTAGCTTATTTGTCAATCCTGCTTTGTTATTCGCAAGCAACTAGGCTTATTGTCTGTACATTTTCAAAGGATGATCCGCGGGAGTAAAGCCCATATTCTTCTACTGTGTGTCACTCCTCATCAAGACAAAGAAATGTTTTAGCCATTTCATTAAGTGTACTATTATGGGATTCCCGTTGCTTTCCAGGCACAGTAAAGGTGTGGGACACCCGGCAGAGAGACTCACCCGTGGCCAACATGgagccaggggagggggagccCAAGAGGGACTGCTGGACTGTTGCCTTTGGTATGCAGTAGGAGGTTATGCCATACATGAGCAAAGTCTCTTTGGTTTTAGCTTCTTATGCTTGTTCAAGTCCACCATATAAATGAGTTGAATTCATTGAATGATATAGGATTGGTTTAGATACTATCACTCAGTTAATCTAACTGACTGTGCCCAAGAGAAATGTGTCCCATCAATTTCAAATTTCAATATTAGCTTATTCAGCATCTGACCTTTTATACAAAATGGCTACTCAGGTCATGCTTTTAATGACCAAGACCGCTGTGTCTGCGCTGGCTATGACAACGGTGACATCAAACTCTTTGACCTCAGAAACATGTCTCTACGATGGGAAACCAACATAAAGAATGGGGTGAGTTTCTTTGTTTGTATGCTTCCTAAAATGAAACCTGGTAGCATAGTTCCCTCTAACAGTGTAATCTTTCCAATTCCAGCCTTTGAAATAAGAATTTACTAGATTGACTGTCATTATTGCCTCTGACTGAGCGGATCATGAATATTGTTATTCTTCATTCTGAGATAATGAGGTTAGACGTTTTCTTGTGTTATTGATGGtgacatttaaatgttttgctAAAATATGAGTGTCTGTCATGCACTGTATAAGGGCTCAGAATATTCCTTTCAATACTTTGTTCTATATACAGCAGTAGTATGGATATGTCTTAATTCTAAGTGTTTAAACCATATTTTTTGTGCTAAATTTCTTTCTCTAGTATTTATATTAATGGCCGAGTACTACCATCACTTTCTACTTCTGTCACTGTCCAGGTGTGTTGCGTGGAGTTTGACAGGAAGGACATTAACATGAACAAACTGGTAGCCACTTCATTGGAAGGGAAATTCCACGTCTTTGACATGAGGACCCAGCACCCCACCAAGGGCTTCGCGTCTGTGTCTGAAAAGGTAATTCAGTCGGATATTCACGGGAGGGAGGGCTATGAAGTCGGCCTTTTAACATTTCCACAGCTGGAACTACTTTGCCGTGTTTGTCCAACAAGCTCTTTGGTCAGAAAGCAGCTTGTTGCCAAAATGGACAGTGAGAAAAgggctgtgttgtgttttcTTTCTGCCCATGTGAAAATGCTGTGAAAACACACTTCACTTCCCTGAATGCACAGCTGAGTGTTTAGAGCTCTCAGTGAGGCTTCAGTAAAATTAACTGGTGGCACACACATTTcatggtttaaaaaaaagaataatttaTTAATATTTTTTACTATGACATATAataatgtttttatgttttacctctcctcctgctgttaGTTTAATTAATTCATTAAATTGCCCATGTGTGATAGTGTGACAAAAATCATTTTCAATACCATTGTCTATTACGTAAATAAGAGGAAGGCTAGCAGTATATAAAGTTACATTATTTTAGCTAGGTTTGTTTCTAATCCACTTTGTGATTTCAGGCCCATAAATCTACTATCTGGCAAGTAAGGCATTTGCCTCAGAACAGAGACATCTTCATGACGGCAGGTGGAGCAGGCAACCTGCATCTATGGAAATAGTAAGAGCTATTATAActttgttgatgttgtgctgCATCAATCCTATTGTCCTTCTAAAACCTGGAAATGAACACATATTGCCTGCTCATCCAAAAAATTGTTTCACTCCTTTAGTGAGTACCCTGCCCAGAGAAGTAAGAAGGATGCAGATGAGGTGGATATGGGTGTAGCTGGCACAGTCAACCTATTGCAAAACGTCACCCTGTCATCCCAGCCAATCGCCAGCCTGGATTGGAGCCCTGATAAGCAgggcctgtgtgtttgctcaGCCTTCGACCAGTCTGTCCGTGTGCTTATTGTGACCAAGCTCAACCGCGTGTGAAGTGGAGTAAGCAGGAGGAATGCAGATAGAATATTTAAATGTATGTCTAGGGGCAACACTCTGAACTGGACATGGCTTTATTGACATTCTTAGTATTTGTCATCCCTTTAGTTTACTTGGAATGCCCTGATTTTTCAGATGGTTTCCCTGAAACAAGCTTCTGCTTATTGGAGCCTTGCTAAACACAAAAAACAATCTGCATATATAGAATTGATGTTTGTTTTCTGATAGAAGAATTCCCCACCCTTTTTTCATTGGGTATTGTTAGAATGAGCTTTCCTCTTCTCAATATGTTGTGGGGGTCAAATGTCCTTTCTTATCCACTCTCAATATTTGTACTGATTGGAAAGTTCATGTTCACTCCAAAATTAATTGATATTGAATGCTGCTGAATCTTAATAT of Hypomesus transpacificus isolate Combined female chromosome 11, fHypTra1, whole genome shotgun sequence contains these proteins:
- the pno1 gene encoding RNA-binding protein PNO1 yields the protein MDTGNNSTPAITATMDSESTADDFIKVKSKKTQKRKREQDVVDMDPEDSVACKRPQFPPISGDKLTGGIDEMRKVAVPAHRYTPLKENWLKIFTPIVENLQLQVRFNLKTRNVEIKTCKETQDIGSLTRAADFVKAFVLGFQVEDALALIRLDELFLETFEVTDVKPLKGDHLSRAIGRIAGKGGKTKFTIENVTKTRIVLADTKIHILGSFQNIKMARTAICNLILGSPPSKVYGNIRAVASRTAERF
- the dnaaf10 gene encoding dynein axonemal assembly factor 10; translation: MTAPFEKPQIIAHIQKSLNYTVFDSKWIPCSAKFVCMGNFARGTGVMQIYEVQHGEVQLVKEIEKAKPIKCGTFGATSLQQRHLATGDFDGTLNIWNLEVPEVPVYSVKAHKEIVNGIDGVGGLGIGDGAPEIVTGSRDGTVKVWDTRQRDSPVANMEPGEGEPKRDCWTVAFGHAFNDQDRCVCAGYDNGDIKLFDLRNMSLRWETNIKNGVCCVEFDRKDINMNKLVATSLEGKFHVFDMRTQHPTKGFASVSEKAHKSTIWQVRHLPQNRDIFMTAGGAGNLHLWKYEYPAQRSKKDADEVDMGVAGTVNLLQNVTLSSQPIASLDWSPDKQGLCVCSAFDQSVRVLIVTKLNRV